TATCCTTCACACGTGGATTGGAGCAACCTTATCGTGGTGCGAACGGTCACCCTTTTTATACAACCCTCTTTTGATTGTTATTATCGTCTGATCTTTTTAGTCTTTATTGCAACTTGTGGTATAATCAAGACAAGATTTATCTTACTTTAAGTTTTAAGATGGTCTACACTTGTGGCAGTATTTTCCtgctggtgaatgaaatgctttcaATTTGCAGAGCCATTGTCATTGACTGATCTCTCTGTTACTGAGAAAGGATCTAAAGTACGTGTAGCATATCAGGTATAGGCTGTTTGGTTGTACAACCATATTATGATTTTATGTTAAAGGTGATCACCTGTAGTAATCATGAACAAAGTTTATTCTTCTTGGTTCTTCTGAATAGGGTTTACCTGGTGCATTCAGCGAGGCCGCTGCCCTGAAAGCATACCCACAGTGTGAAGCTGTTCCATGTGAACAGTTTGAGGTTGCATTCAAGGTTCAGTAAGATATCATCTGAGGTGGACTAATCAGTCGAACATCAAAGCATGTGATCTTTAAGCATTCTTTTTCATTTACAGGCTGTAGAACTCTGGTTAGTCGATAAAGCAGTTCTTCCAATTGAGAATTCAATGGATGGAAGCATTCATCGGAATTATGATTTGCTTCTATGCCATAATTTGCACATTGTGGGTGAGGTGCAGTTGTCTGTCAACCACTGTCTTTTAGCTTTACCGGGTGTGAAGAAGGATGAGTTGAAACGCGTATTAAGCCACCCACAGGTTTATGTATAGCTATGTATCTATCTACTTATCACTactaattattttttgtttttatcaaTAACTTCATCATCTGCAGGCACTTGGCCAATGTGGAATTGCATTGAGCAAATTGGGTGTtattcgagaaagtgtcgatgatACTGCTGGTGCTGCTCAGGTAGCTAATAGAATTTGTATTTCTATGCCTCAAGAACTAAAGTTTGATCATTCTAAACCTCTTTACAGCTGATAGCTTTAAAAGGTTTAAGGGATGCAGGAGCAATTGCAAGTGCCCGAGCTGCAGACATCTATGGGCTTCATATACTTGAGGAAAATGTGCAGGCAATAGTTTTTATCTGATTAATATTAGTGTGGTAGATCTTTTCCTTGCATGACGCCTTTTGTCTAAATTGAAATGCAGTTGTGGTTAGCATAGATTTGAAAATATCTCAAGTATATCATGATCATTTGCTGCTTCTCATGTTCTATGGGCTTTGTGGGATTTGGAATAGaactaaacttttttttttttcattttaagttTGGTTGTCACCGTAGCTACATGCTCCAAGTAAATCACCATGATATTATTTATAACTAACATTAGAAATATTTAGTGTGTTGCTCACCCAACTTTATCTATTTAATTTCTTTTCTGTTAAATAAGTGCTCCAGTTACTAATTATATACCATCATACTGTTTTTGTATTTTTGACATGGTTTCAGTCTTGGAGCTTTACATGTTTGGCCATTTCTGGTGAAGCAGGTTTGATATTGATAAAAAAACGTGGTGGcttattgtcatttcaatcagtgTCATAGAGTTTCATATTCTACCAAAAACCATGGTGACTGTTTTACATTGAACAAAGAAAATGGTAAAACATGGTTCCGGTCCTGGAGCTTTACATGTTTAAACAACTGTCTTGGCACAGGACACTGGCATTGACTAAAATAATGTTGAATGTTTATAATACAAATCACTATCAAATTGTTGAAACACTGGAACATCTTTACATTGGTCATGCACCAATTCTAATTTTTCATGAAAAAGTTACTTTAATACGTTGAAATACATAAATAAGCTGATGTAGCAACTGACTTATCTGTAGAATACCATATAGCTTAATTTAGTCCATCTGATGAGGTTCTATCCATGATAAGGCCATAAGGAATCTTGACTGATACAAATTTGTTTACTGAAGCTATCAGTGCATGATGTTCTCTGACAAATGTTGTATTGACAGACAACTATTCGTTGAATGTAGTTCTGACAGTCAAGGATTCTCAAACCTTTTACCATAGTAGGACTGCAGCATTTGAATCTTTTTTGTCTGCTTTCGGTACTCAGATTCTGATCATCTGTAGTAATGACAGGATGTCCCAAAAAATGTTTTAAGGTGTCTTGTTCTTGCTCGTGAACCTATACTTCCCAGGACTGATAGGCCCTTTAAGGTATTATACTGACATGCTGCCATGTTTTAATGCAATTTCATATAAAAGAATGTGAAGGGAAGTTTTTCACTAATTGTTTCAGACTAGCATAGTGTTCACTCTTGAAGAAGGTCCTGGAGTATTATTCAAAGCACTGGGGGTTTTTGCTCTGAGGAAGATAAATTTGACAAAGGTATCTAAATAAAGTAATCTAACTTTCAGCCTTTACAGTAACAACTATTTTTttcatcaaattgataatttgttGATCAACTTTAGATTGAGAGCAGGCCCCAAAGGAATAACCCTCTTAGGGTTGTTGATGACCTGAACCATGGTACAGCCAAGTAAGAATGTcagtttttttaatttcttttcatcCAAGTGCTTGCCCATTTTTATACTGCTTGTATTCTTATTGTGATTTTTTCAAAGGTTGCATGTGCCAATTTTTCTGACTTATGCCAACACTTGGTCTAGTACTGTCTCAAGGGCCTATCTAAACAACATTGGGTTTGCATAGCCCATGGGAACCATGCAAACTAGCATACACATTGCGACACATTATAACATGGGATGCACATTAGCAACCTTGATTTCTTAATATCAAAGTATAATTTTGCACTGCAGAGATATTTATGCTTGGTTCTTTTGAGTTTAACTCCTATATGCTACTTAAATGATGGTTTTTGTTTTCAGGTACTTCGATTATCTATTCTATATTGATTTTGAAGCATCCATGGCTGAGCCTCGTGCACAGAGTGCTTTGTCCAACCTCCAGGTTAGTTTATTGCTCTTTATTGTAATGTTTATTAGATATTGAAATGTAATGTTCTTTTGATATTGAAACTTTCAGAAAGACTCAACAGTATCTTGCTTATTAACTTCTATTCGTGCTGCAGGATCTTGACTACTTGTCAGGAATGTTCATATcaggaatatatatatgtatatgtatatatgtatatatatatgtatatatgtatacatatatatagatatatatatgtatacatatatacatatatatatctatatatatatctatatatatgtatacatatatatatatatgtatatatttatacatatgtatacatacatatatatatataaatatgtatatgtatacatgtatatatgtacatacatatatacatatatatacaaatacacacatacacacacacacacacacacacacacacacacacacacacacacacatatatatataatcatgagaATAGTACCACTAATTGCCAATTAATTTATACAGAGATATTCATCCTTCAAACTGCAAAAGGTTCCTGCAAAACTCAGTTAAGGGTTCAACAAGATTTTTAGAGAAATGATAATTAGCAACAAAAACCTTTATGTAATGTACAGCAAGGTACAAACTTTTTGTACTGTCAAGTATCAAAAAGTAACTGCCTTTTTGATGCTCATATTGACCTAGAAACAGTTTCTACCTGTTAATCTCAGCTGCAAAATCTTTGGAGTACCTTTGACTCCTTTTTTTAACTGCCCTAACATTAAGGAACCTAGGTTGATACTCAATATCTATGAAGCAAAATTTTACTAATGCTATAACTGTCAATCTGTCATTCTTATTAAGTTGTTCAACATTGTTTTCCATTTCTGTATATGATGATCCTAAATGGCTGCAAGGAGAATTGACCTCACTGCTTCTTTCTATTCCATTGACCTTTCgacagtttttttttctttgctctTTGTTTTGAAACTCAACCTTGCTCTGGTAAGCTTAGATGATAAGGCATCTTGGTTCAAAATCTGGAATCCTTCTTATGAGTAATAATTAACTGTTGTTTTAGCTTTTAGCGAGTGACATGTGGTAGCTTAAGCATATTTGTGACTTTTATAGATAGGACCTAAGAAAAAAGTAACCTGCTACTTCACAGTCCTTTTTCTGCTTAGTGTCCATGGAGCTAAAATGTTGGTTAATGTTACTTTTGAAATTTCAAGTTGTACAAGTTCTTGCACATTATGTGGTATTCGCCCTTTGTGATGGTTCATAACTGCAACTACTTGCATGAGTCATGCGCTTGGACTTATCAATCTGATCCTCTCTTCATCCTAAGAATTGTTAAAGTTTTCACATCCTCTAGATTCTTTTTTAGCGTAAGTGTATTCCATGACCAATTTAAATTTTGTGTTTTTATCCATAAATATTGGATATTTAATATCCCAATGTACTCATAAAAAGGTAATTAGATTGGACATGCCTAAGCAAAAGGTGCTTAATGCCACATCATGATTGCTTAATAGTATTAGTTATCGTGGTTCATATGATACTCTGGACTTAAACCATGTAATACAAGACACAAGCGGTACTTATTTTGTAATATGTGCCTGTGCAGGAATTCGCGACCTTCCTTCGTGTGCTTGGATCTTATCCAATGGACACAACTCTGTAACTGTGTCGACATCTTGCAGCTTGATTCTTCCTAGCAGCATGAAATCGAGAATGTACCTAAAGCCATGAAAAGAAAGTGTGGTTATAACATTTGCGTTCTCCAGGAGCCGAAGTATTTGGAATCCTATTTCCATTAGGTGATAAATTTTACTTGTTTGAAGTTCTTTTTAGTTCTTTGCTGCCCGAAAGATTCAGAAAAGCACATCATCCATGCATGAGAGCAGCTGATAATTGAACATGCACATCATTGTACTTTCGGCAATAGCCATATAGCGATTGTTAGAAAACCTCAAGGTTTATATCTTGTAGTTTTTCATTAATAAGTATAAAATATATGTTTGTGAACATCAGATCCAGACTGAAACTATTACAATTCTTTAAGACTGATTTATACTGTTCTTATCCCTGAATTTTGATATGTTGTCTTTTCATCATGCTTATgtttatgtttatttttatttttgaactttcaagcgacaaaaaaaaagaagaaaagtaatGGTGGAATGTTTGTGCACTCTACTGCTTTAAAGATTTTGTTCAGTAATGTAATATTTGTGCTCAACCCAATCTGATCATTGCAATTAAGCCGAATGCAATCACTTATTTCACTGATCATGATCTGATAAAAGTTGGTCTCTGCCAATCCACATATTCTTTACATGTCTGTGGGAGACAAGTCCAAATCGTTGATTGTTATCAGATTTGGGTGTAGA
The DNA window shown above is from Musa acuminata AAA Group cultivar baxijiao chromosome BXJ2-4, Cavendish_Baxijiao_AAA, whole genome shotgun sequence and carries:
- the LOC135610939 gene encoding arogenate dehydratase/prephenate dehydratase 2, chloroplastic-like, which encodes MASQSLAAATAGHGGARCGRHHVGWRALPNFAAPDWRREGARGGILRCVGVCLKPVEDDNLSPSAAPVPAPPSRLSADQAVEESRKWGRDSGLLPKPLSLTDLSVTEKGSKVRVAYQGLPGAFSEAAALKAYPQCEAVPCEQFEVAFKAVELWLVDKAVLPIENSMDGSIHRNYDLLLCHNLHIVGEVQLSVNHCLLALPGVKKDELKRVLSHPQALGQCGIALSKLGVIRESVDDTAGAAQLIALKGLRDAGAIASARAADIYGLHILEENVQDVPKNVLRCLVLAREPILPRTDRPFKTSIVFTLEEGPGVLFKALGVFALRKINLTKIESRPQRNNPLRVVDDLNHGTAKYFDYLFYIDFEASMAEPRAQSALSNLQEFATFLRVLGSYPMDTTL